The window ACAACAACCGCAGCATGGACTACGTGGCGACGATCTTCATCGAGTAGGCGGAAGCGTCGCAATATGCACATCGATCGCCGGCGGTTCGTGCAGGGAGCGCTCGCCGCCTCCTGCGCGCTCGCCCCGCCGCTGCGCGCCGAGGGGCCGAAGGCGAGCGGCGTCTATATCGGCGACATGCATTCGCATCTGTTCTTCTTCGGAATGGGCGCCTCGCCGGAGCAAAAGCCGCTCGGTCCGACGATGGCGGCCGGCAACGCCACGCTCGTCGCCTGGTCGCTGGTCGGCGACGTTCCCTGGCTGCGCATCACCGGCAAGGGCATCAAGCAGAAGGGCTCGCCCAATCGCGGCGAGGCCGGCAAGTGGTTCGAGGACGACGTCGCCCGCATCAAGCAGCACCTTGACGGGCAGAAGCTGAAGCTGGTGCTGACGCCGGAGGACGTCGACAGAGCGCTCGCCGGCGAGCCGCACGTGGTGCTGACGGTGGAAGGCGCGACCTTCGTCGAGGACGGCATCGCGCCGCTGGCGCACGCCTACGAGCAGGGCGTGCGGAGTGTGCAGCTCGTCCACTACATCGACAACCCGTTGGGCGACTTCCAGACCGAGCCACCGCAGCACGACGGTCTCACCGAGCTCGGGCGTGAGGTGATCGCCGAATGCAATCGTCTCGGCATCCTCGTCGACCTCGCCCACTGCACCGACAAGGCCGCGCGCCACGCGCTGGACGTGGCGGCGCAGCCGGTGATCTGGTCGCACTCGTCGGTGACGCGCACGCGCACGCCCAATTGGAAGATGCCGGTGTGGCAGGCGCGGCAGCTCTCATACGACACGGCAAAGCTGATTGCCGACAAGGGCGGCGTGGTCGGCGTCTGGCCGATGCGCGCCGATGTCGGCGGCACGCCGGAGACCTACGCCGCGCGCGTGTGGGAACTGGGCGAGTGGCTGGGCGATGATCACGTCGCGTTCGGCACCGACATGAATGCGGTCTCGCGGCCGGCGATCGCCAGCTACGCCGATCTGCAGAAGGTCGTCCGTTTCTGGCAGAAAGCGGGCTTCCCCGCCGAGAGCATCGAGAAGATCGCCATCGGCAATTTTGCCCGCGTGCTGAAGCAGGCGATGGGCGCACGGCAGGCGTAGGCGCGCACCGCTGTCCATCACGCATGCGTCATCGCATGAGGGGTGCTTTTTCCGCATTCGTCCTTACAATGCGCTCTCAACCTTCGAATGAGGCCGCCAGGACGTATGCACCACGACACGCCGCTAATCGCCACCATCGTCGTGGGGCTCTGCCTCGCTTTCCTGTTCGGCGCCATCGCTCAACGCATTCGCGTATCTCCGCTCGTCGGCTATTTGCTGGCGGGCGTGCTGCTCGGTCCGCACACGCCGGGTTTCGTCGCCGACCAGTCGCTGGCGAGCGAGCTGGCCGAGATCGGCGTGATCCTGCTGATGTTCGGCGTCGGCCTGCATTTCTCGCTGAAAGACCTGTGGTCGGTACGAACCATCGCCGTTCCCGGCGCCGTGGTGCAGATCGCCGTGGCGACGATGTTCGGCATCGGGCTCGGCCATATCTTGGGCTGGTCGATCGGGGCCGGCATCACCTTCGGCTTGGCGCTGTCCGTGGCGAGCACCGTGGTGCTGCTGCGCGCGCTGCAGGAGCGGCGCATCCTCAACACCGAGCGCGGCCGCATCGCGGTGGGCTGGCTCATCGTCGAGGACCTGGTGATGGTGCTGACGCTGGTGATGCTGCCGGCGCTCGTGCCTATCTTGAACGGCAGCCTGCAGAGCGCGGCCGCCTCCAGCTTCGAGATGACGGAGATCGTCACCACGCTGCTGGTGACCATCGCCAAGGTCGCGGCGTTCGTCGCCGTCATGCTGGTGTTCGGCCGCCGGATCATCCCGTGGATTCTGCACTATGTCGCCCACGGCGGCTCGCGCGA of the Hyphomicrobium album genome contains:
- a CDS encoding dipeptidase, whose product is MHIDRRRFVQGALAASCALAPPLRAEGPKASGVYIGDMHSHLFFFGMGASPEQKPLGPTMAAGNATLVAWSLVGDVPWLRITGKGIKQKGSPNRGEAGKWFEDDVARIKQHLDGQKLKLVLTPEDVDRALAGEPHVVLTVEGATFVEDGIAPLAHAYEQGVRSVQLVHYIDNPLGDFQTEPPQHDGLTELGREVIAECNRLGILVDLAHCTDKAARHALDVAAQPVIWSHSSVTRTRTPNWKMPVWQARQLSYDTAKLIADKGGVVGVWPMRADVGGTPETYAARVWELGEWLGDDHVAFGTDMNAVSRPAIASYADLQKVVRFWQKAGFPAESIEKIAIGNFARVLKQAMGARQA